One window of Microcoleus vaginatus PCC 9802 genomic DNA carries:
- a CDS encoding branched-chain amino acid ABC transporter permease: MDLTLFLQQFLNGLSIGSVYAIFALGYTLVFSILGIINFAHGAVFTLGAYFTYALMGGAFGFNGLWANARIPVQLPFAVALILGSVMAGLVGVIVERVAFLPLRRRHSDTLLTVVSSLGVAVAIANIIQYLVGAEIYTFPANTYGYLPAAINFGTADKPIPIRTVQIVIFAVSVAIVTVLTYLINFTKFGKAMQAVAEDATTSSLLGIDTETYIVLTFFVSSFLAGLAGSLVGSSVSIAGPYFGIAFGLKGLAVIVLGGLGSIPGAVLGGFIIGLVEAFVPGDFSAYKDAVAFAILFIMLLVRPQGLFGRRLIQKV; encoded by the coding sequence ATGGACTTAACTCTGTTTTTGCAACAATTCTTGAATGGTTTGTCGATCGGCAGCGTGTATGCTATTTTTGCCCTGGGATACACGCTGGTCTTTTCTATTTTGGGAATTATTAATTTTGCTCACGGTGCCGTATTTACTTTGGGTGCTTATTTCACTTATGCGCTCATGGGAGGTGCTTTCGGTTTTAATGGGTTGTGGGCTAACGCTCGAATTCCCGTGCAGTTGCCTTTTGCTGTGGCGTTAATTTTGGGAAGTGTCATGGCTGGTTTGGTAGGAGTAATAGTTGAAAGAGTTGCTTTTTTACCTTTGCGCCGACGACACTCGGATACTCTGCTGACTGTGGTTTCTAGTTTGGGTGTAGCTGTTGCAATCGCCAATATCATCCAATATCTGGTCGGTGCGGAAATTTACACTTTTCCTGCTAACACTTACGGCTATTTACCTGCTGCCATTAACTTCGGGACGGCGGATAAACCAATTCCGATTCGGACTGTCCAAATAGTAATTTTTGCGGTATCTGTAGCGATTGTAACTGTTTTAACTTACTTAATAAATTTTACTAAATTTGGCAAAGCAATGCAGGCTGTGGCTGAAGATGCGACTACTTCTAGTTTATTGGGTATTGATACTGAGACATATATTGTTTTGACGTTTTTTGTGAGCAGTTTTCTGGCGGGTTTGGCGGGGAGTTTGGTGGGTTCGAGTGTGAGTATTGCTGGGCCGTATTTTGGTATTGCTTTTGGTTTGAAAGGTTTGGCGGTGATTGTGCTTGGTGGGTTGGGAAGTATTCCTGGGGCAGTTTTGGGAGGTTTTATAATTGGTTTGGTAGAGGCTTTTGTACCTGGAGATTTTTCGGCTTATAAGGATGCTGTTGCTTTTGCCATATTGTTTATTATGCTATTGGTTAGACCACAGGGTTTGTTTGGACGGCGTTTGATTCAAAAGGTGTAG
- a CDS encoding photosystem I assembly protein Ycf3 encodes MPRTQRNDNFIDKSFTVMADIILKIMPAKKQAKEAFAYYRDGMSAQADGEYAEALENYHEALKLEEDPYDRSYVLYNIALIHTSNGEHDKGLEYYSEALELNPRMPQALNNIAVIYHYQGEKQKEAGNLEAAEGLFDKAADYWKEAIRLAPNNYIEVQNWLKTTGRSQIDVYF; translated from the coding sequence ATGCCAAGAACTCAACGCAACGATAACTTTATTGACAAAAGCTTCACGGTAATGGCTGATATCATCCTGAAGATTATGCCGGCGAAAAAGCAGGCGAAGGAAGCTTTTGCTTATTACCGGGATGGTATGTCAGCTCAAGCAGATGGCGAATATGCTGAAGCGCTGGAAAATTATCATGAAGCGCTGAAGCTGGAGGAAGATCCTTACGATCGCAGTTATGTCTTGTACAATATCGCGCTGATCCATACTAGCAACGGCGAACACGATAAAGGTTTGGAATATTACAGCGAAGCTCTGGAGCTCAATCCGAGAATGCCACAAGCGCTGAATAATATTGCTGTGATTTACCACTATCAAGGGGAAAAACAAAAGGAAGCGGGCAATCTAGAAGCAGCGGAAGGGTTGTTTGATAAAGCGGCAGATTATTGGAAGGAGGCTATTCGCTTGGCTCCCAACAATTACATTGAGGTGCAAAATTGGCTGAAGACAACAGGTCGATCGCAAATTGATGTGTATTTTTAA
- the tnpA gene encoding IS200/IS605 family transposase produces the protein MSTTFRRERHSVTELKIHLVCVTKYRRSVFTGESIDLIAKSFREVAEKMNFQVLEFNGEADHIHVLIEYPPKLSISSIVNALKGVSSRRYGQAGYPKPYGKDALWSPSYFASSVGGAPIEILKQYIKEQLKPS, from the coding sequence ATGTCAACCACTTTCAGAAGAGAACGGCATAGTGTTACAGAACTTAAGATTCACTTGGTCTGCGTTACAAAGTATCGTCGGTCTGTATTCACTGGCGAAAGTATTGATTTGATTGCAAAGTCATTTCGAGAGGTTGCTGAGAAAATGAATTTTCAAGTGCTGGAATTCAATGGTGAAGCCGACCATATTCATGTGCTAATTGAGTATCCGCCTAAGCTTTCAATATCTAGTATTGTCAATGCTTTAAAAGGAGTATCGAGTAGGCGATACGGACAGGCTGGCTACCCTAAACCCTACGGTAAAGACGCTCTCTGGAGTCCCAGCTATTTTGCTTCGTCAGTAGGTGGTGCACCTATTGAAATTTTAAAACAATATATTAAGGAGCAATTAAAGCCGTCCTAG
- a CDS encoding ribonuclease Z yields the protein MQITFLGTSSGVPTRSRNVSSIALRLSQRAELWLFDCGEGTQHQFLRSDLKVSQLSRIFITHLHGDHIFGLMGLLASCGLAGNVKRIDLYGPPGLEEYLQAGVRYSQTHFSYPVKVHKIHEGVIYEDDEYIVSCGPLKHRVTAFGYRVTEKDRPGHFDVEKAKAVGIPSGPLYGQLKQGKTVKLEDGRQFKGTDFCGPDQIGRKFVYCTDTVFCDGAVELAKDADLLVHEATFAHQDAQMAFDRLHSTSTMAAQVASIAGVKQLIMTHFSPRYAPGNAIVLDDLLKEAQAIFPNTKMAYDFLTYEVPRPVSN from the coding sequence TTGCAGATTACATTTCTCGGAACTAGCTCCGGTGTCCCCACGCGATCGCGCAACGTTTCCAGCATCGCCCTCCGGTTGTCCCAGCGAGCGGAACTCTGGCTGTTTGACTGCGGCGAAGGAACTCAGCACCAGTTTCTCCGCAGCGACCTCAAAGTCAGCCAACTAAGCCGCATTTTCATTACTCACCTGCACGGCGACCATATTTTCGGCTTAATGGGTTTGCTGGCTAGCTGCGGTTTGGCGGGGAATGTCAAGCGCATCGATCTTTACGGGCCTCCGGGACTTGAAGAATATTTGCAAGCTGGCGTTCGTTATTCTCAAACTCATTTTTCTTACCCAGTTAAGGTACACAAAATTCACGAGGGAGTCATCTATGAAGATGACGAATATATTGTTAGCTGCGGCCCTTTGAAGCACCGAGTTACTGCTTTTGGTTATCGAGTAACTGAGAAAGACCGTCCGGGACATTTTGATGTAGAAAAAGCTAAGGCTGTGGGTATTCCTTCCGGGCCACTTTACGGTCAATTAAAACAAGGAAAGACGGTAAAGTTAGAGGACGGGCGACAGTTTAAAGGTACTGATTTTTGTGGCCCGGATCAAATCGGGCGCAAGTTTGTGTATTGTACGGACACGGTTTTTTGTGACGGGGCGGTGGAATTGGCGAAGGATGCTGATTTGTTGGTGCATGAAGCGACTTTTGCTCATCAAGATGCTCAAATGGCCTTCGATCGCCTGCATTCAACTTCGACAATGGCGGCTCAAGTGGCTTCGATCGCTGGGGTGAAACAGCTAATTATGACGCATTTTAGCCCGCGTTACGCTCCGGGGAATGCGATCGTCCTGGATGATTTGCTCAAGGAAGCGCAGGCTATTTTTCCGAATACGAAAATGGCCTATGACTTTTTGACTTACGAAGTGCCGCGCCCTGTTTCAAACTAG
- a CDS encoding SpoIID/LytB domain-containing protein — protein MQSGVFFASVFSTLKKRYLWISLLFWLVMVAPAQAALILRVAVQDGASQIKVGSSTKAAIRDGSGRNLGELSANSSQSAQLRSGTVAIGRWAANQVWIEPTGNGYVWIGDRWYRGRTLLVPEKGGLTAVNYVDIEQYLYSVLGAEMSGNWPQEALKAQAVAARSYAIHQRLKSETDLYDVDSTQSSQVYKGLQTESSGTYSAVDATAGQVLAYNGQIILAAFHSASGGHTENVEDVWMEPLPYLRAVPDFDQGAPVYQWKENFSRAQISSKISGVGNVISMKPERTTAHGSVLRMKVVGDGGSRVMTGADLRRVLNLRSTRFTVIPQYGGGGNPRNSGQAPTGFQVAGKGFGHAVGMSQWGAYNLARQGYGYQQILLHYYRGATLARIAVQ, from the coding sequence ATGCAGTCAGGAGTATTTTTTGCTTCGGTTTTTTCGACATTAAAAAAACGCTACTTGTGGATTTCGCTGTTGTTTTGGCTGGTAATGGTAGCGCCAGCACAAGCCGCGCTGATCTTGCGAGTTGCGGTACAAGACGGGGCAAGTCAGATAAAAGTTGGCAGTTCTACAAAGGCTGCAATCCGGGACGGTAGCGGCCGCAATTTGGGCGAACTGTCGGCAAACAGTTCTCAGTCGGCTCAATTGCGATCGGGAACAGTGGCGATCGGTCGCTGGGCGGCCAACCAAGTTTGGATCGAGCCTACGGGGAACGGTTATGTCTGGATTGGCGATCGTTGGTATCGGGGACGCACGCTTCTAGTTCCCGAAAAAGGAGGCTTGACGGCCGTCAACTACGTCGATATCGAACAATATCTCTACAGCGTTCTCGGCGCCGAGATGAGTGGCAATTGGCCTCAAGAGGCTTTGAAAGCCCAAGCAGTCGCCGCCCGTTCCTACGCTATCCACCAGCGCCTCAAAAGCGAAACCGACCTTTACGACGTGGACAGCACTCAGTCTTCGCAGGTTTACAAAGGACTGCAAACAGAATCTTCTGGCACTTATTCCGCAGTCGATGCAACCGCTGGTCAAGTTCTGGCGTACAACGGTCAGATAATTTTAGCCGCTTTCCACTCTGCGTCTGGGGGCCATACTGAAAATGTCGAGGATGTTTGGATGGAACCCTTGCCTTACCTGCGTGCTGTTCCTGACTTCGACCAAGGGGCGCCGGTTTACCAATGGAAAGAAAATTTTTCTCGGGCTCAAATCAGCAGTAAGATTTCTGGCGTGGGTAATGTGATCTCTATGAAGCCAGAACGCACTACCGCTCACGGCAGCGTTTTGAGGATGAAAGTAGTTGGAGATGGCGGTTCTAGGGTCATGACAGGCGCAGATTTACGCCGGGTTTTAAATTTGAGGAGTACGCGGTTTACCGTGATTCCTCAGTATGGGGGCGGTGGGAACCCAAGGAACAGCGGCCAAGCTCCTACCGGTTTTCAAGTTGCTGGCAAAGGTTTCGGCCATGCTGTAGGAATGAGTCAGTGGGGTGCCTACAATTTGGCCAGACAGGGATACGGCTACCAGCAGATTTTGTTGCACTATTACCGGGGTGCGACTTTGGCTAGAATTGCAGTCCAGTAA
- a CDS encoding GNAT family N-acetyltransferase — MNSEVPLILSERLFLRLANQDDIYKIIKFYRDNQRFFTPWHRQWAEEFLRKTYWEKQVEKDFQGFKSDKSLKLWIFDEDNPEYIVSNVNFNNFVRGAGHFCFLGYNLAEAQQGKGYMTEAGKIAIQYVFEELNLHRIMANYMPHNQRSGNLLKRLGFVVEGYARDYLLINGRWEDHIQTSLINPNWKRS; from the coding sequence ATGAATTCGGAAGTCCCATTAATACTAAGCGAGCGCCTTTTTTTGCGATTAGCCAATCAAGACGACATCTACAAAATAATTAAATTTTACAGAGACAATCAAAGGTTTTTTACTCCCTGGCACCGACAGTGGGCGGAGGAATTTTTAAGGAAAACTTATTGGGAAAAACAAGTAGAGAAAGATTTCCAAGGCTTTAAATCTGACAAATCTTTAAAGCTATGGATTTTTGACGAGGATAATCCTGAGTATATTGTCAGTAACGTTAATTTTAATAATTTTGTACGAGGGGCAGGTCATTTCTGCTTTTTGGGATATAATCTGGCAGAAGCGCAACAAGGTAAAGGTTATATGACAGAAGCTGGGAAAATTGCCATTCAATATGTTTTTGAAGAGTTAAATTTACATCGCATTATGGCAAATTATATGCCTCACAATCAGCGTAGCGGTAATCTACTTAAAAGATTGGGATTTGTGGTAGAAGGTTACGCTAGAGACTATTTGTTGATAAATGGTCGGTGGGAAGACCATATTCAGACTAGCTTAATAAATCCAAATTGGAAACGAAGCTAA
- a CDS encoding transposase — MKARYQYRFYPTDQQQQSLAQLFGCVRVVWNDSLALCKQSENYPGFNQLSALLTQTKKADKRQWLKNVSSVHLQQSLRQLDIAYRNFFNSCNGKRKGKKLGLPKFKNRTNSQSAEFTKAAFSLTGESVYLAKIGTVKPIWSRELPSAPSSVTVIKDCAERYFLSFVVEVQPIQSQAKNQSLGIDLGIKTFAVMSNGEKAESPTYKKLDRKVRKLQGKLARQPKDSQRRNLTRIKIAKLHNRIADTRKDFLHKLSTKIVNENQVIVWEDLNVSGMVKNRKLSRAISQQGWREFRTLCEAKSEKFGREFQVISRWEPSSQICSDCGFRWGKIDLSIRSVLCLNCGTEQDRDENAAKNIEKVGIGNCHDSKWTQRDCKTTSVAEPNEASRITAALAR, encoded by the coding sequence ATGAAAGCCAGATATCAATACAGATTCTATCCAACAGACCAACAGCAGCAGAGTTTAGCTCAGTTGTTTGGTTGTGTTCGGGTAGTCTGGAATGATAGCCTTGCTCTCTGTAAGCAGTCTGAAAATTACCCGGGTTTTAATCAGCTTTCTGCTTTGTTAACTCAAACCAAGAAAGCTGATAAACGCCAATGGCTAAAAAATGTTTCGTCTGTCCATTTGCAACAGTCTCTCAGACAGTTGGACATTGCCTATAGAAACTTTTTCAATTCTTGTAATGGGAAACGAAAAGGTAAAAAGTTAGGTTTACCCAAATTCAAAAATAGGACAAATTCGCAGTCTGCTGAGTTCACAAAAGCAGCATTTTCTCTAACGGGTGAATCTGTATACTTGGCGAAAATTGGAACAGTCAAACCAATTTGGTCTAGAGAATTACCTTCAGCGCCTAGTTCTGTCACAGTAATCAAGGACTGTGCCGAACGCTATTTCTTGAGTTTTGTCGTAGAAGTTCAACCAATTCAATCCCAGGCTAAAAACCAAAGTCTCGGAATTGACTTAGGGATTAAAACTTTTGCAGTAATGAGCAATGGTGAAAAAGCTGAAAGTCCTACCTATAAAAAGTTAGACCGGAAAGTTCGTAAACTACAAGGTAAGTTAGCTCGTCAACCAAAGGATTCTCAAAGAAGAAACTTGACTCGAATCAAGATTGCTAAGCTTCACAATCGCATTGCCGATACCCGTAAAGATTTCCTGCACAAACTATCAACCAAAATAGTCAACGAAAACCAAGTGATTGTTTGGGAAGATTTGAACGTGTCAGGAATGGTAAAGAATCGGAAACTTTCAAGAGCGATTAGCCAGCAAGGATGGAGAGAATTTAGGACTCTTTGTGAAGCCAAGTCTGAAAAGTTTGGCAGAGAGTTTCAAGTAATTAGTAGATGGGAACCTAGTAGCCAAATCTGCTCAGATTGTGGCTTCAGATGGGGTAAAATCGATTTGTCTATTCGCTCAGTGCTTTGTTTGAATTGTGGCACTGAGCAAGATAGAGACGAAAATGCTGCTAAAAATATAGAGAAAGTCGGGATAGGGAATTGCCACGACTCTAAATGGACGCAGAGGGATTGTAAGACTACCTCGGTAGCAGAACCCAATGAAGCGTCAAGAATCACTGCGGCTTTAGCCCGGTGA
- a CDS encoding branched-chain amino acid ABC transporter permease — protein sequence MTAFFTTYGFLIVSMLLGAMLGMSLYLPLMTGQLSLASPGFYALGGYIAAILSTTVFPTTGSLFPLPLLLLEMIIAGVVSGLLGILVGIPALRLSGIYLAIATIAFVEILRVLSLNLDITGGAVGIFGIPQPFATPIEYLWIVLPLLLVSMAIVYRLERIRVGRAFAAIRADELAADAIGINPTFYKVLAFTLGAVLAGVVGAVSAHFLNTWNARQGTFDASIIYLTSVLIGGSRSFLGAVLGGMVFTALPEVLRGMATIQGLPIWLAQFLRDGRLIIFGVLIVLGTIFFPQGLVTPELLKRWRKGDRTSV from the coding sequence ATGACTGCATTTTTTACTACTTATGGGTTTCTGATTGTCTCGATGTTGCTGGGTGCAATGTTGGGAATGTCGCTGTATTTGCCTTTAATGACGGGTCAGTTGTCTTTGGCTAGTCCTGGCTTTTATGCTTTGGGCGGGTATATTGCGGCGATTTTGTCTACAACAGTGTTTCCAACGACGGGCAGTTTATTTCCCCTGCCACTGCTGTTATTAGAGATGATAATTGCAGGGGTTGTTTCAGGGTTGCTGGGTATTTTAGTGGGAATTCCGGCGCTGCGGTTAAGTGGGATTTATTTGGCGATCGCAACTATTGCTTTTGTGGAAATTTTGCGGGTTTTATCGCTGAATCTAGATATCACTGGCGGGGCTGTGGGCATTTTTGGGATTCCACAACCGTTTGCGACGCCGATCGAGTATTTGTGGATTGTATTACCTTTACTTTTGGTAAGTATGGCGATTGTGTATCGGCTGGAACGGATTCGGGTGGGGCGCGCTTTTGCGGCGATCCGCGCTGATGAGTTGGCGGCTGATGCTATCGGCATTAATCCAACTTTTTATAAGGTTCTGGCTTTCACGTTAGGTGCTGTTTTAGCTGGTGTTGTGGGTGCAGTTAGTGCCCATTTCCTCAATACTTGGAACGCGCGTCAAGGTACTTTTGATGCTAGTATTATTTACTTGACTTCTGTGTTGATTGGTGGTAGCAGAAGTTTTCTGGGAGCAGTTTTGGGTGGGATGGTGTTTACTGCTTTGCCGGAGGTTTTGAGGGGAATGGCGACTATTCAGGGATTGCCGATTTGGTTGGCACAGTTTCTGCGGGATGGGCGGTTAATTATTTTTGGGGTACTGATTGTTTTGGGTACAATATTTTTTCCGCAAGGTTTGGTGACGCCCGAGTTGTTGAAGAGGTGGAGGAAGGGCGATCGTACTTCTGTTTAA
- the gatC gene encoding Asp-tRNA(Asn)/Glu-tRNA(Gln) amidotransferase subunit GatC, whose translation MIDREEVRKVANLARLELTPEEEEQFTGQLNGILDYFEQLSELDTSKVQPTTRAIDVSNVMRSDDLQPFAKGESILEGAPDRDGEFFKVPKIM comes from the coding sequence ATGATTGACAGAGAAGAAGTTCGCAAAGTAGCGAATTTAGCGAGATTGGAATTAACGCCGGAAGAAGAAGAGCAGTTTACTGGTCAACTTAACGGTATTTTGGATTATTTTGAGCAGTTGAGCGAACTGGATACGAGTAAGGTACAGCCGACAACGCGGGCGATCGATGTTAGTAATGTGATGCGATCGGACGATTTGCAACCTTTTGCTAAGGGAGAAAGTATTTTGGAGGGAGCTCCCGATCGCGATGGGGAGTTTTTTAAAGTGCCTAAGATTATGTAA
- a CDS encoding branched-chain amino acid ABC transporter substrate-binding protein, translating to MKKPPARPTALFVTCALLLIACSQTNTPQTSTTVSAGTSPSPATSSEGSAAGNSSAIPVGVGVAQTSNVALLGQEQVAGAKIAQKYFNDKGGVDGTPIRLVFQDTGGDEQGTINAFNTLINQDKVVGIVGPTLSQQAFSADPIADRAKVPVIAPSNTAKGIPQIGDYVARVSAPVAVVAPNAVKAALKQNPNIKKVAVFFAQNDAFSKSETETFQTTVKDMGLELATVQKFLTTDTDFQSQATNAINVNPDLIIISGLAADGGNLIKQLRELGYKGAIIGGNGLNTSNVFPVCKALCDGVLIAQAYSPEYENEVNKAFREAYRAQFKKEPPQFSAQAFTGVQVFVESLKALNAQSKVSEKPLAELRTNLNQQLLRGKYDTPLGEISFTHEGEINQKEFYVARIKMEADGNNGKFEFLK from the coding sequence ATGAAAAAACCTCCCGCTCGCCCTACTGCCTTGTTCGTTACCTGCGCTTTACTGCTGATCGCTTGCAGTCAAACGAACACTCCCCAGACATCAACTACCGTCTCAGCAGGTACTTCGCCCTCTCCAGCAACTTCGTCAGAGGGTTCGGCTGCGGGGAACTCTAGCGCTATTCCCGTTGGGGTTGGGGTGGCGCAAACTAGCAATGTGGCTTTGCTCGGTCAGGAACAGGTGGCTGGCGCGAAAATTGCTCAGAAGTATTTCAACGATAAGGGCGGTGTGGATGGGACGCCGATTAGACTGGTGTTCCAAGATACCGGTGGAGATGAACAAGGGACAATCAATGCCTTCAATACTCTGATCAATCAGGATAAGGTGGTAGGTATTGTGGGGCCAACTCTCTCGCAGCAAGCTTTTAGTGCCGATCCGATCGCCGATCGCGCAAAAGTACCCGTTATCGCACCCTCCAACACTGCTAAAGGCATTCCCCAGATTGGCGATTATGTGGCCAGAGTCTCCGCCCCTGTGGCCGTGGTAGCACCTAATGCAGTTAAAGCTGCACTGAAGCAAAATCCCAATATTAAGAAAGTAGCCGTGTTTTTTGCTCAGAATGATGCTTTTAGCAAATCTGAGACTGAAACTTTTCAGACAACGGTTAAAGATATGGGGCTGGAATTGGCAACAGTCCAAAAATTCTTGACTACTGATACAGATTTCCAATCTCAAGCTACTAACGCAATAAATGTCAACCCCGATTTGATAATTATTTCCGGGTTGGCCGCCGATGGAGGCAATTTAATTAAGCAATTGCGAGAGTTGGGTTACAAAGGCGCCATAATTGGCGGCAATGGTCTGAATACTTCTAATGTATTTCCTGTTTGTAAAGCACTCTGTGATGGAGTTTTGATTGCCCAAGCCTACAGCCCGGAATATGAAAATGAAGTTAATAAGGCTTTTCGCGAGGCTTATCGCGCTCAATTTAAGAAAGAACCGCCTCAGTTTAGCGCTCAGGCTTTTACTGGCGTACAAGTTTTTGTTGAGTCATTAAAGGCACTTAATGCTCAGTCTAAGGTTAGCGAAAAGCCTTTGGCAGAGTTGCGTACAAATTTGAATCAACAGTTGTTGCGTGGAAAGTATGACACGCCTTTGGGGGAAATTTCTTTTACCCATGAAGGTGAGATTAATCAGAAAGAGTTTTATGTGGCACGAATTAAGATGGAGGCAGATGGCAATAATGGTAAGTTTGAGTTTTTGAAATGA
- a CDS encoding fructosamine kinase family protein, producing MWDKIAARIAEVRRDKFSIDNRRSVRGGCINQGYYISSSAHAYFAKLNRASQVAMFEAEALGLQQMRATQTIRLPEPICWGTEGNSAYIVLEWLDLGSRGGDRAWEEMGRQLAAMHKYTPPNLPFARGGKKPNSALVRGCFGWDINNTIGSTIQINNWTANWAEFWIEHRIGYQLKLARGRRGHFPQGERLLEMISQLLAGYEPQPSLVHGDLWGGNVGVTSAGEPVIFDPAAYFGDREVDIAMTELFGGFPAQFYRGYNQVWPLDAGYEQRKTLYNLYHILNHFNLFGGSYESQANQMINRILG from the coding sequence ATGTGGGATAAAATTGCCGCACGCATTGCCGAAGTAAGGAGAGACAAATTTTCGATCGACAATCGCCGTTCCGTCAGGGGTGGCTGCATAAATCAAGGCTATTATATCAGCAGCAGTGCCCACGCTTACTTCGCGAAATTAAATCGAGCTTCCCAAGTCGCGATGTTTGAAGCCGAGGCTTTGGGTTTGCAGCAAATGCGGGCAACCCAGACGATTCGACTACCTGAGCCGATTTGCTGGGGAACTGAGGGGAATTCAGCTTATATTGTGCTGGAATGGCTGGATTTGGGAAGTCGCGGGGGCGATCGAGCTTGGGAGGAAATGGGGCGCCAACTGGCCGCGATGCACAAATACACCCCCCCCAACCTCCCCTTCGCAAGGGGGGGGAAAAAGCCTAATTCTGCCCTTGTGAGGGGATGTTTTGGTTGGGATATTAATAATACGATCGGATCAACTATACAAATTAATAATTGGACGGCAAATTGGGCAGAATTTTGGATCGAACATCGGATTGGTTATCAGTTAAAATTGGCTCGGGGTCGGCGCGGCCATTTTCCGCAAGGGGAACGTTTATTAGAGATGATTTCTCAATTGTTAGCTGGTTATGAACCTCAACCTTCGCTAGTTCACGGGGATTTATGGGGGGGAAATGTGGGGGTGACATCTGCGGGGGAACCGGTGATTTTTGACCCGGCGGCCTATTTTGGAGATAGAGAAGTTGATATTGCTATGACTGAGTTATTTGGTGGATTTCCTGCGCAGTTTTACCGGGGATATAATCAGGTTTGGCCTTTGGATGCAGGGTATGAACAACGCAAAACTCTTTATAATCTGTATCACATTTTAAATCATTTTAATTTGTTTGGTGGGAGTTACGAGTCCCAGGCGAATCAAATGATTAATCGAATTTTGGGTTAG